The DNA sequence CGTATGGGCTATAGCTTTCTCTGTCGTTCAATTGGTACAGCCATAAATAATACACGAGTGCCAGGCCCATAATCAAAGCAAAGAGCAGCTTCAGAACATAGGGCAGGTGAGGCTCATGAATCTGGCTGATTGTCCCCTCGATAATTCCAGCCAGCACGAAGAGGGGGATCAGGCCAAGGATCAATTTGACCGCCACTCCTGCCTCCTTCCCCAGGGTCTGCTTCCATGACGATCTTCCCGGAGCCAGAAGCCCTCTGGCCAGGATAAGACCGGCCCCACCGGCAATAATGATACAGCTCAGCTCGATCACTCCATGAGGCAGGATCCAGGCCCAGAAAAAGAGAGACACGCTGTCCAGGTAGTAGGCAGCGGCCAGGGAACCGAGCATCAGGCCATTGAGAAACAGGACCACTATCGTCCCCAGGCCGAAGGTAATTCCCAGAGCAAAGGCTACAAAAGATACTTCGATGTTATGGGTGAACAGAAAACTGGAGAAGGCGATACTCTGGTCTGCCTCGAAAGTGTCTTTTCCCTCCTCGATCTCCCGCACCCGTTGAGCTGGAAGAACTTCCTGGTGCTGTTCGGGGATAAGGTAGACGCCAGCAGCCGGGTCCAGAAGGAGGGTACCGAATCCGAACAGGAATCCGGTCAGCAGGGTAACCATAGCCAGGGCAATCATCAGCCAGTTTTCCCTGACCAGGCCGGGGAATACCTTCAGGTAAAAGAGAACGACATCATGGAAACGAAATTGATTGCCCTCGGAAATATGGCCGTAAGCCCTGGCAACCAGACTGTTGAGGTAACGAAGAATTTCATAGTTGGCCGTAATATGGCGGGCCTGGATCAGGTCGGAGGAGACAGCCCGATACAGGTGGCCAAAACGCCGGGCTTCCTCAATGGTCAAGGATGATATCCCGGACCGGTCAACCTGGCGGAGCACCTGCTCCAGCTCTTCCCACCTGCTTTTACGCTCCTGGATAAAACGGTTCAGATCCACTTACAGCATTCCCTTTCTCTTGATTTCCAGATACCGGTTGACAATGGCCGCGGGCAGATCCTCCGGCAGGGCTTCAAGTACCTGAATTCTCTCCCGCTGCAAAGTTTGCAGGAGAATCTTTCGCTCGGTGAGCACCTCGGCGGCAGCCAGAAGGCAATAGATGTCGGACACATCTTTCGGGTAGTTTTCCTGAAGGGCCACCACCTCCCGGTCGCGAATGGTCACGATCAGGGGCAGGTGCCGGGTGCGTACAATTCTGATCCCATTGAGCAGCCCCCGGCAGTTTTCCTGATCCAGGAAATCGGTGAAAATGACCAGGAGAGAGCGCCGTTCCCGTTTGAGCAGAAACTGGCGGAAAAACTCCCGGTAATCCACAAAGGCGGGCGTGGGAGTAATTCCATTCAGCCGCCTCAGACAGCACCCGAATTGTGCTTTCCCCTTTTTGGCCGGGAGGAAAACATCCAGGCCGCTGCTGAATGTGGCCATGCCCACCCGGTCATCCTGCCGGATAGCCAGGTGAGCCAGGATAAAGGCTGCCTGAAGGGCATAATCGAATTTCGACAGGTCGCCGATGCGAAGAGACATCATCCTTCCGGCATCGAGGCACAGGTAAATGGTCTGGCTGTGCTCGGTTTCATACACCCTGGTGATTGGCCGCTGCTTTCGGGCCGTGGCCTTCCAGTCTATTTCCCGGAAAGGATCGTCCGGCAGATACTCCCGCAGCTTCTCGAACTCCCGGCCCTCTCCCTCCCGGTGAAGGAGATGAACCCCTCTGCTGGTACAAGAGTGGGGAAAGGGGGCCAAAAGCCGCAGCCTTCGAATGTCCTGGAGTACGGGATAGACCGTGATCAGGGTCCGGCTCTCTTTTTTCCCCTGATAAAGCGCGAGCCCCAGAGGGCCGGTCAACCGGAAGTGAATGTCTCCGAACTCACAGCTTCCCCTCCGGCCTGGAGTGACCCGGTAGCGGATCCGCTCCTGACGGAACGGCGGCACGAAAACGAACTGGTCATGAAAGTCGGTTTCGCACCGGTCCGGAAAGTCATCCCGCACCTTAAGGTGCAGGGAGCGGGAGCTTCGGTTTTCGATGTGCAGAACCACAGGGTTGGGCTGGCCGAGGGTAAAGGTGGGCGGAAGCTCACGGGAGAGGACATATCCTTTCCGGGTCCTGGCCATAAGGTAATCGATCAGGCCGAACAGGATGATCAGGAAGTCGAAGAGGGCGATTGCCGGGACCAGGGAAGGAGAGAATCCGGCAAAGAGAAGCGGAAGAAGGCCGATGCTCAGGAAGATCAAAGTCCTTGGAGTAGGCAGCATAGCTTACCGGGGCACCTCGACGGTCTTTACAATTCGCTCCAGGACATCTTCCACCGAGGCATCCTCAAGCTCCACCTCCGGTCCGAGCACCAGCCGGTGGCGAAGGACCGGATTGATCATGGCCTGAACATCGTCCGGGGTGACAAAGCTGCGGCCCGATAAGAGCGCCCTTCCCTTGCTTGCCAGGAGCAGGGCGATCGAGGCCCTTGGCCCTGCACCGAAGAGAAATTCGGGACGGTTGCGTGTGGCCCTGACTATGTCCGTGATATAGCGGATCAGGGAATCTTCGATCACGATCCGGGTCAGTGACTCCCTGGCCTGTTCAAAGTCCTGAAGTTGAAGTCTGGGATTGATCAGGCTCTCCACCTGGTCCGGTCGAAAGCCCTGGTGGTACTTCAGGAGGATGGCCGATTCCGACTCCAGGTCAGGATAATCGATTTTCACCTTGAAGAAGAACCGGTCAAGCTGGGCTTCGGGAAGCGGGTAGGTTCCCTCGAACTCGATCGGGTTCTGGGTGGCAAAAACCGTAAAAAAAGGAGAAAGCGGGTATGAAGTGCCGTCAATGGAAACCCGTTTTTCCTCCATCGCCTCCAGAAGCGCGGCCTGAGTTTTGGCCGGAGCCCGGTTGATTTCATCGGCCAGGAGAAAATCGGTAAAAATCGGGCCCCGCGAGAAGTGAAACTGACTGGATTTGAGGTCGAAAACATTATTGCCGGTAATGTCCGAGGGCATAAGGTCGGGGGTAAACTGAATGCGTTTGAAATCGCCGTGAACGATCCGGGCCAGGATCCTGACCATCAGGGTCTTGGCTGTACCGGGAACTCCTTCCAGCAGGATATTCCCCCGGCAGAGGAGGCCGATGAGAATCTGATCCACCACTTCCTTTTGTCCGACAATGACTTTCGCCATCTCCTCATCAATGACCTGTCTGAGGCTGGCTATATGACTGATGCTCTGCTGCTCTTCCATAGACTTCCTTTCTATACATGACAATCTTCTGGGCGAAGCGGACTGCCTCGGCGGCCTGAATCTTCCTTTTCCCGCTGGTCAATCGTGCCAGGTCCTGCTCAAGCTCTGTCCGCCGCCGCTCCGCATCCGGCCCGGCCCGATGGCCGCCTCTGGCTGAAGATGCAGGGACCAGGGCTTCGAAGAGCCACTGCATGGTTTCAGGAGAAAGACTCACTCTCTGGTAGATTCTGGCCATGGCCCTGATTGAATCAGAAGATGGCCGCAGGCAGGAAACCGCCGGTGTGCGCCGCTCTCCCCACACCTTGCGCTGAAGGTATATCCAGCTTACGATTACCAGAAAGAGCTGGACGAGGAAAAACTGGAAATGCCGTTTCCACAAATATCCGGGAATGGACAGCTCATGACTGAATCCGTGATGATATTCGTCGAAGTAAAGGTTTTCCGAGCCGTATTCGTACATGAGCCGGGAGAGGAACAGGAGATTATCCCCGTTTGCCAGATTCTGATTGCCGAAGAACCGGGGATCTCCCAGGACAATCAATTGCCCCTTGCCGTAGCGCATCAGAAGTATCAGCGGCCCGTTTTGGTCTTCAAACAGAGAAAGAGCGCTTCCCAACCCCGAAAAAAGAGAGGGACTGGACGGATCAAAGTGCAGGTTGAGCCCATCGGTGAGCGGATTGGGCCCCTTTCGCCTGAGAAAATTCCTGTCCTGGGGATCGGGAGCAGGCTCCGGATACAATTCCGGGCCGGTGCGAGGGGGAAAAAGTGCCTCGCCCCTGTCCCTGTGCCTTTTCTCCCACGATAATTCGATCCTGAAGGCATTCAGCAGGTGATGGGGACGATCAGTAGCCAAAACATAGGTGCCTCCGCGCATGATCCACCTTAGAGTATCATCAATCTCCCGGTGAGAGAAATTTGCAGGAGCAAGGGAAAACAGAAGCCCCGGAGCCAGATCCTGGTTAACGGGCCGGGTAATCCGCTGGGGTGCATAGTCGGTTTCCTGGCTGAAGAGAAAGAGTGCCTTGCTCCCCTGCGGATCGCTGCGGAAGGTGGAGTAGGGGGAGGAAAACTGGCTTCGCGAGATCAGGTCAGGGAAAAAGAGGATGGCCAGAATAGCGGGCATAAGAAGAAGAACGAATAATCCCCAGAAAAAATTCTGCCCGCGCCTGGACCTGAACTCAGACCTGGACTCAGACATCGAGGACTCCTTTGATTGCCTTCTGGTATCTCTCGTAGTCATCCGGCGCGAGGGAGCAGCGGCCATACCAGACCAGGTCGAACCGGGCGGTCAATTCCTGAAAGAGCGCTCTGGTCTGTTGATCTCCCCGGAAGTGGGCCAGATAATTCCAGTTGGTCCGGCATCGCTGAAAATCGATGTAATTGAGACGGTGAAAACCCAGAAGGAGGGCCAGATAGAGACCGCGGAAAGCCTCTCTGGTTCTTCCCTGCTTCATCAGAAGGTCCGCCTGTTCATACCAGTATCCGGGTGAATCTTTGAGGCGGTCCGGCAGGGAGAAGAGATCGTGGCGATCCGGCAGCGTTTCTCCTTCTTCCTGGCCGGAAAAGAGCGACTGGCCGGATCTGGCCAGAAGGATGAGCATAACAATGGCCAGAGCAGCCATGAGAGTATAGATCGTCCAGGGGCTGAAAAGCCAGGACAGCCCGGACCAGGCTGCCGGCATCTTCAGCCGGTTTCTCCTCCAGCCGAAGAGCCTGCCGAGAAAACGGGCAATTGGTTCGAGCAGCCGGAAAATCCGGTTCATCAGCCGGGATGTCCACCTCATCGGGTCCTTCTTCAGCCGGTTATACTGAAATTCCGGTCTGGCCAGAATGGCCCGGAGAATCTGCCGGTCTCTCTCCATCTTGGCGGCAGGGAGGGAAGGAGGAACTGCGTCCCTTTGCAGAATCAGGGCCGCTTTCGGGTGGACCCGGATACAATCTGATTTTTCCAGTTGCTCGTGCCGGGGGAGAGATGCAACTGTATTCCCGGTAACCGGCAGCCAGGGGTGCATGCGCACAGATAACAATTCTCTGCCATAAGGCCGCAGAGATATCGAGCAAAAGAAGATGAAAAGACCTGCACCGATCAGCAGCAGGACAGGCCACTCTTTCCGTTGTTTCATCAGCTCCCGCCTTTTATCAGGCAATCGGCCATCTGACGAAGGTCGTGACCCTCTGCCCGCACTTTGTAATCATGGTATAACAGCCAGCCGCACCCTGCCCGCAGCGGCTCGGTGAGAAGAAAGCTGATGCCCAGGACCAGGAGAAGATAGACCCGGTTGGATGGGCTGAAAAAAATCTGCCAGTAGCTGACATCAAAATTGAACAGAGAATGGAGGCTGTTGAGCACAAAATACAAGCCGATCAGGATGTTGGCAGCCATCAATCCGAAGAGCAGAAGGATTGACAGATGAATGCCAAGACAGCGCCGGAAGAATCCCGGAACCCGGTTTCGGACAGACTTGAGCGCATGCAGGGGAGATATCCCCTCACAGGCGGTCAATGGGAGTGCGGGGAGGAAAGCTCCCCCCAGCAGAAGATAGGGAGTAAAGAGGAGAAAGGAAGAGAGAATGAAAAAAGAGCCCCAGACTGCGGCCAGAGCCGACAGGGACAGCCCTTTTTTCAAAGCCCCGAACAGCGAGGTTCTTATCAGTACCGGCTGGCCGTTCAAGGCCCGGTCAATGGTTATTGTCTGGGCCCCCAGAATGAGGGTCCGCCAGAAGAAGAGGACGGTCAGCCACAGCGACCAGCACGAAACCGATTGAAAAAGGCCCATGCCGGACAGGGGAGAAAATTTCAGGACAGCGAAAGAATAATAAAAGGCGGTGAAAAGCAGGACAAAAGGGAGACTTCCCAGAAGGGTCAAGGGCCAGATCAGACCCGGAGCCTGCCGGTAGATGCTCATTCCCCGGTCCAGAATATCCGCGATCCGCATTACCCGTGGATGGATACCGCCAGCCGGACCGGGAAAAACCATCTGTGGAGTAATCAGAGGCGAATCCATATATTTCCCAGAAGATACAGGGTTCCCCAGATCAGCAGACCTCCGCCGAGAATCAACAGGATATTGGACAGGGAAAACTGCCGGCTGGAGGACAGACTCTGTATCGGTTGAGTCCGGGAAAGCCCGCACAGGCAGCTTTGACAATAATTGATCCCATCCACCCTGGTCGAGCATTCACTGCAAATCGGCGTGCGGCACTGAACACAGAGGCCAAAGGCTTTCCGGTGCGGATGCAGGATGCAGTTTGCTGATACCATCGAATGGCCGCCGGTCACCATATGCCCATCTTCACTCCTATTATCCCGATCAGAATTACTGCGGCTATCCCTATGATAAAAGGAAAAAGAACCATGGCCAGAATCGCCTGCCCCGTAGAGAGCTTGTGCAGCCGCTTCAATCCGCTGAAGGTAATGACCTGGTTTATAATCGCGGCCACCAGGTTGATTATGGGAACCGCTCCCAGCACATGGGTAGCGCTCCCATAGCCGACGATCCGAAAGGTCTGATCAAAATCACGCTTTTCGAACTGCATCCGGATTCCCAGGTGAACGGATGCAGCACTCAAAAAAAGGATTATGGGAACAGCCACCAGCAGGACAGTTACCCCGGCAATCAGTCCCAGGACTCCGGTCATGAGTATTGGCAGAGAAGCCATCGGATACAGGGGAAAAAGCATTATCCCCAGAACAAGGGTGTGAGCAGATGACAGATAGGCGAAGGTCAGAGCTGAGGTTTTATCCGGAATCCGGGGAAGCTTATCAAAAAAATCGAAGGGGTGCACGATAATTTCCTTCCAGGTCATCCAGAATCTCCGGTAAAAGAAAATGGATTTATCCTCCCAGGCACAATAGTAGCTGGCTTCCTCAACTTTTCCGTAGCAGTCCCGGCAATAAGGTTCGTTCTGTCCGGTTGCCGGATCAGTGCGGGTGATCCTGCACGCATCGCAGATAAAGGTGGCGCAGCGGGTGCAAACGCCGACAGCTTCGGTTTCAGGATGATACCCGCAGGCCGGGCGGATTGCTGGCCAGACTTGCTCGGCAGCGCAGGCGGAGCACAGGCTCCTGGCAGCCTCCTCGCCGGTCAGGAGAGGCTTCCGGCACTTGCTGCACAACAGATTTTCTTCCATGTTGCAGGTTCCTTATGGGGCAGCACCCAATGGGTGTTGAATGATGACTTCCTGGCTCGGTAACCGACTTCTCGGCAAATATAACTAACCATATCATAAAAAGAGGTTTTTCGTCAAATTAGGAAAATGTGATCAAAAGGACTGAATCGAACGGCTTGCAGAATCTGAGATGCGAAGGAGAGAGAAAGGAGCTATTAGTTTGGGGTTATCAATTATCTGTTTTTTCACTGACCACTGGCCACTGTCCCTCACAGATAGCGCTGCCGGTCTCCCAGGAGGATGATGTCCCGCAGGGCCTGCTCGCCCTTTGCCTTCAACCAGGTTTTTTCAAAATGATGGCCCTGGACTATCTGGGCAAGGGATGACAGGGCGCGGAGGTGAAAATTCCGCTCGTCTCTTGTCCCCACCAGGACGAAGATGGCATGGACCTGCGGTGCTGTGTCCGAAAAGGTCACCCCGTGCCGGGACCGGGCCAGAAGGATATCAAAGGCATGCTCTCCCTCGATAACGATATGGGGTATGGCCAGGCCCGGGCTTATGGCTGTGCTGCTCTCCCGCTCCCTGTCCAGGAGCAGTTGAGCGATGATCTCCGGACCTACTTTAAGCCTTGCAGACAGGGTTTCAGCAGCCAGGTGAAGAAATTCCTGAAGACTCATGGCCGTATCCAGATCCAGGACGGGGCTGCTTTCAATGATGTGGTCAAATCTGTCCCTGACGATGTTATCTCGTTCCCGGATGATTTCCTTCAGCTCGGATTCCAGAGAGCCGGTGGCGAAATCCCTGGCAGTGATTCGTTCAAGAAGGTGAAGCAGGGCGTATTCTTTGTCCACTCTGACTCGGCCGTAAAACCAGTAGGTGAAAAATCCGCTGAGCATAAGGATGACGGTGGTGATCAAAGCCCCTGAGCCCATTTCGAACAGGAGAAAGCCGAGGCCGATGAGGCCGATTATCTGCAACCAGGGATATAAGGGTGCCCGAAAGCTTGGCTGGTAGTTCTGTACCCGGCCCTCTCTGATAACGATGATTGACAGATTGGCCAGGATATACGTAAGGATAAGAATAGCCGAGCCTGCCTCAACGAGGACATCGAGCTTGAGAAAGAGCGTGGCCATGACCAGACTGCCGGTGACCAGAATGGAAGGCTGCGGTGTTTGAAACCGGGGACTGATCCTGCCGAAGGGTCCGGGTATCAGACCGTCACGGCTCAGGGCCAGAAGATATCGGGCCGAAGACATGATTCCGGCATTGGCAGTGGTGGCACAGGCCAGAATGGCCGCAATATTCAGGGCTGTCCTGCCGAATGAACCCATGATGGCCGCTGCTCCGTCGGAAATGGGAACCAGGGAACGGCTCAGTTCTCCGGCATCAAGTATGCCTATGGTCACAAAGACCATCAGGGTGTAAAGGGCAGTTACTACCAGGAGAGAGAGAATCATTCCCTGGGGAATATCCTGGCCCGGCTTTTTTACCTCTTCAGCCACACTGACCACTTTGAGAAGGCCCCCATACGAAAGAAAGACAAACCCCGTGGCGGGCAGAATAATGCCAAGACCGTGGGGGGCAAAGGGTGTAAAATGGTGAACCTGGACTGTCGGTAATCCGCGGACTATATAGAGAGCCATGAGAGCCAGCAGGCCAAAGACCAGCACTGCCTGAAGGCTGCCTGCCTCTTTGACTCCGACAAGATTAACCGCGATAAAGAAAAGGCATAACAGTACCGAAATGATTCGTATGTCAATCCCGAGGAGCGGGGTCACGAAAATGGCCATTCCAAGCAGAGCAAATGCACTTTTTACGGATAGGGAAAACCAACTGAGCAGACCGGCTATGGTGCCCGCAGCCGGACCCATACCCCGCGTTACGAAGAAGTAATCCCCTCCTGACTTGGGCATGGCCGTAGCAAGTTCGGCGATGCTGAACATGCCGGTCATGGCCAGAGCGCCAGCTAATGCAAAGCAGAGGATAGCCGCCGGTCCGGCCCTGGCGTGAACAAGCCCCGGCAGGACAAAAAGCTCGGCACCGATCATCGATCCGGCGGCAATACTGAAGATATGCGCTAAACCAAGTTCTTTCTTTAATTTCATGATGACTTCATGACAGGATCATGACAGGCACTGCACGAGCAGCACAGTGCCCATCGTGATGGTTAAGAATAAAATGTCATGGTTAAAAATGAAAAAGCCCCCTTGCCTGAAGACGGAAGCACTTGATATTCCGTCCCCGGCCAGGAGGCTGTAAAAGTGTACAAGATCGAAAGGAGGCTAACAACATGTACATTCTAAATATCGTCAGAAGAAATAATTTCCTATGATAAAAATTGACTCAAGTTGAAATGTATTCTGCCACAAAATTATATCACACTTTTCTTTCCTAGCAAAATAAGTTATGCTTATACTTATGCTAGATATTGGGAAAAACAGGAGTCAGAATTCAGGAGTCAGAATAAAAGCATTTCTCCTGGCCTCTGTCTTCTGAATAAGAGGAGAGGGCAATTTACTATGGACAGGAATGAAATCGAAAATATTTACAAAAGCAAATCGCTGGAAGAAATTCCCTGGAACGTGGAGACCCCTCCCGATGCGCTGGTAGAGCTGGTCAGGAGCGGTCAGGTGAAGTCCTCGCGGTGCATCGATCTGGGCTGTGGTGCTGGCAATTACTCTATCTATATGGCCAGCCAGGGGTTCGAGGTTACGGGAGTCGATCTTTCGCCGACAGCCATCAGCCGTGCCCGCAAGAATGCCGAGAAAAAAGGCGTCACCTGCACTTTCCTGGCAGCCGATATCCTCGGAGGACTGCAGGAGGTCGAAGGAACCTTTGATTTTGCCTTTGACTGGGGAGTGCTGCATCATATATATCCTGAAAAAAGGAACCAATACGTAGCTACGGTGCACAGGATACTGAACCCCGGAGGGAAGTACTTCTCCGTCTGCTTCAGCGAAAAGGATACAACTTTTGGCGGCGCAGGGAAATACCGGCAAACTTCGCTGGGCACGGTGCTGTACTTTTCCGCCGAAGATGAGCTGAGAGAGCTTTTCAGCAGGTATTTTAAGGTGCTTGATATTAAGACCAGAGAGATACAGGGTAAGCTCACCCCTCATCTGGTCAATGCTGTATTTATGGAAAAGGTAAGGTAAGCAATCAGCAGCAATGAGGATGAGGTTCATGGAGGATATTACCCGATACGATACCTACGATACCCCTGAAGGGGAACATAAGTTAAGCCTTCCGAGAAAGCTGCTTCCTGTGGGGGTTACCTTCTATGCACAGGTTGGCCATGCGATTTTTACGGGCTGGCGGGTTGCCCGAAAGGGGGCCTACGACAGCTCCTTCTGGCGTGTGCAAAGCCGAAGGATTGTTGAAATCATTGAATCGCATGGAGGGATTTTCCATATCAGCGGTCTGGATCATATGCGCAGGGTGGAAGGGCCGGCGGTATTTATCAGCAATCACATGAGCACGCTGGAAACCCTTGTTTTACCGTGCCTGATTCTGCCATTTAAAGAGTTTTCCTTTGTGGTTAAGGAAAGCCTGCTGTCCTATCCCTTTTTTGGTCCTCTCCTGGAAAGCGTGAGGCCTATTACCGTGACCAGGAAAAATCCGCGGGAGGATTTAAAGACCGTGCTCAAGAAAGGAGGAGAGATGCTGGCCACAGGCCGGTCCGTGCTGCTCTTTCCTCAGAGCACCCGCTACCCTGACGTTGATCCGGAACACTTTAATACCCTGGGAATAAAATTAGCCAAAAGCGCCGGTGTCCCGGCAATTC is a window from the bacterium genome containing:
- a CDS encoding Yip1 family protein gives rise to the protein MEENLLCSKCRKPLLTGEEAARSLCSACAAEQVWPAIRPACGYHPETEAVGVCTRCATFICDACRITRTDPATGQNEPYCRDCYGKVEEASYYCAWEDKSIFFYRRFWMTWKEIIVHPFDFFDKLPRIPDKTSALTFAYLSSAHTLVLGIMLFPLYPMASLPILMTGVLGLIAGVTVLLVAVPIILFLSAASVHLGIRMQFEKRDFDQTFRIVGYGSATHVLGAVPIINLVAAIINQVITFSGLKRLHKLSTGQAILAMVLFPFIIGIAAVILIGIIGVKMGIW
- a CDS encoding amino acid permease, translated to MKLKKELGLAHIFSIAAGSMIGAELFVLPGLVHARAGPAAILCFALAGALAMTGMFSIAELATAMPKSGGDYFFVTRGMGPAAGTIAGLLSWFSLSVKSAFALLGMAIFVTPLLGIDIRIISVLLCLFFIAVNLVGVKEAGSLQAVLVFGLLALMALYIVRGLPTVQVHHFTPFAPHGLGIILPATGFVFLSYGGLLKVVSVAEEVKKPGQDIPQGMILSLLVVTALYTLMVFVTIGILDAGELSRSLVPISDGAAAIMGSFGRTALNIAAILACATTANAGIMSSARYLLALSRDGLIPGPFGRISPRFQTPQPSILVTGSLVMATLFLKLDVLVEAGSAILILTYILANLSIIVIREGRVQNYQPSFRAPLYPWLQIIGLIGLGFLLFEMGSGALITTVILMLSGFFTYWFYGRVRVDKEYALLHLLERITARDFATGSLESELKEIIRERDNIVRDRFDHIIESSPVLDLDTAMSLQEFLHLAAETLSARLKVGPEIIAQLLLDRERESSTAISPGLAIPHIVIEGEHAFDILLARSRHGVTFSDTAPQVHAIFVLVGTRDERNFHLRALSSLAQIVQGHHFEKTWLKAKGEQALRDIILLGDRQRYL
- a CDS encoding stage II sporulation protein M, with translation MDLNRFIQERKSRWEELEQVLRQVDRSGISSLTIEEARRFGHLYRAVSSDLIQARHITANYEILRYLNSLVARAYGHISEGNQFRFHDVVLFYLKVFPGLVRENWLMIALAMVTLLTGFLFGFGTLLLDPAAGVYLIPEQHQEVLPAQRVREIEEGKDTFEADQSIAFSSFLFTHNIEVSFVAFALGITFGLGTIVVLFLNGLMLGSLAAAYYLDSVSLFFWAWILPHGVIELSCIIIAGGAGLILARGLLAPGRSSWKQTLGKEAGVAVKLILGLIPLFVLAGIIEGTISQIHEPHLPYVLKLLFALIMGLALVYYLWLYQLNDRESYSPYGKS
- a CDS encoding DUF58 domain-containing protein, yielding MLPTPRTLIFLSIGLLPLLFAGFSPSLVPAIALFDFLIILFGLIDYLMARTRKGYVLSRELPPTFTLGQPNPVVLHIENRSSRSLHLKVRDDFPDRCETDFHDQFVFVPPFRQERIRYRVTPGRRGSCEFGDIHFRLTGPLGLALYQGKKESRTLITVYPVLQDIRRLRLLAPFPHSCTSRGVHLLHREGEGREFEKLREYLPDDPFREIDWKATARKQRPITRVYETEHSQTIYLCLDAGRMMSLRIGDLSKFDYALQAAFILAHLAIRQDDRVGMATFSSGLDVFLPAKKGKAQFGCCLRRLNGITPTPAFVDYREFFRQFLLKRERRSLLVIFTDFLDQENCRGLLNGIRIVRTRHLPLIVTIRDREVVALQENYPKDVSDIYCLLAAAEVLTERKILLQTLQRERIQVLEALPEDLPAAIVNRYLEIKRKGML
- a CDS encoding class I SAM-dependent methyltransferase produces the protein MDRNEIENIYKSKSLEEIPWNVETPPDALVELVRSGQVKSSRCIDLGCGAGNYSIYMASQGFEVTGVDLSPTAISRARKNAEKKGVTCTFLAADILGGLQEVEGTFDFAFDWGVLHHIYPEKRNQYVATVHRILNPGGKYFSVCFSEKDTTFGGAGKYRQTSLGTVLYFSAEDELRELFSRYFKVLDIKTREIQGKLTPHLVNAVFMEKVR
- a CDS encoding DUF4129 domain-containing protein encodes the protein MKQRKEWPVLLLIGAGLFIFFCSISLRPYGRELLSVRMHPWLPVTGNTVASLPRHEQLEKSDCIRVHPKAALILQRDAVPPSLPAAKMERDRQILRAILARPEFQYNRLKKDPMRWTSRLMNRIFRLLEPIARFLGRLFGWRRNRLKMPAAWSGLSWLFSPWTIYTLMAALAIVMLILLARSGQSLFSGQEEGETLPDRHDLFSLPDRLKDSPGYWYEQADLLMKQGRTREAFRGLYLALLLGFHRLNYIDFQRCRTNWNYLAHFRGDQQTRALFQELTARFDLVWYGRCSLAPDDYERYQKAIKGVLDV
- a CDS encoding DUF4350 domain-containing protein, producing the protein MSESRSEFRSRRGQNFFWGLFVLLLMPAILAILFFPDLISRSQFSSPYSTFRSDPQGSKALFLFSQETDYAPQRITRPVNQDLAPGLLFSLAPANFSHREIDDTLRWIMRGGTYVLATDRPHHLLNAFRIELSWEKRHRDRGEALFPPRTGPELYPEPAPDPQDRNFLRRKGPNPLTDGLNLHFDPSSPSLFSGLGSALSLFEDQNGPLILLMRYGKGQLIVLGDPRFFGNQNLANGDNLLFLSRLMYEYGSENLYFDEYHHGFSHELSIPGYLWKRHFQFFLVQLFLVIVSWIYLQRKVWGERRTPAVSCLRPSSDSIRAMARIYQRVSLSPETMQWLFEALVPASSARGGHRAGPDAERRRTELEQDLARLTSGKRKIQAAEAVRFAQKIVMYRKEVYGRAAEHQSYSQPQTGH
- a CDS encoding lysophospholipid acyltransferase family protein encodes the protein MEDITRYDTYDTPEGEHKLSLPRKLLPVGVTFYAQVGHAIFTGWRVARKGAYDSSFWRVQSRRIVEIIESHGGIFHISGLDHMRRVEGPAVFISNHMSTLETLVLPCLILPFKEFSFVVKESLLSYPFFGPLLESVRPITVTRKNPREDLKTVLKKGGEMLATGRSVLLFPQSTRYPDVDPEHFNTLGIKLAKSAGVPAIPIALKTDFWQVGKLVSDLGPIGRKTRDIYFSFGESIVIQGSGKEEHQKVLDFIQGFLAGIRAE
- a CDS encoding MoxR family ATPase, with translation MEEQQSISHIASLRQVIDEEMAKVIVGQKEVVDQILIGLLCRGNILLEGVPGTAKTLMVRILARIVHGDFKRIQFTPDLMPSDITGNNVFDLKSSQFHFSRGPIFTDFLLADEINRAPAKTQAALLEAMEEKRVSIDGTSYPLSPFFTVFATQNPIEFEGTYPLPEAQLDRFFFKVKIDYPDLESESAILLKYHQGFRPDQVESLINPRLQLQDFEQARESLTRIVIEDSLIRYITDIVRATRNRPEFLFGAGPRASIALLLASKGRALLSGRSFVTPDDVQAMINPVLRHRLVLGPEVELEDASVEDVLERIVKTVEVPR